The following coding sequences lie in one Apium graveolens cultivar Ventura chromosome 3, ASM990537v1, whole genome shotgun sequence genomic window:
- the LOC141710665 gene encoding protein SIEVE ELEMENT OCCLUSION B-like yields MSNINQLVPHPAATDALNMQQRNAMSSVQQQINTMQPSNAMADVQATANALNNMLQTSNAMASMQPAGNAMPSFYPTNQMANMCPGNAVANMLQGNSLTNSVQPVGNAIIGRQPLNVMFNMQNLIKGGGNMFMSSDDNVMMRQIYDTHTPDGRGINVKPLFHIVEDIMASSHMSVALDAANSHGAHMDEKTHQTDVISMLEALSYLIDLISCEISIKCLHGSDGHMTAVSILQMVSNYPWEAKLVLALAAFAFSYGEFWLLAQLYSSNQLARSMAILKCVPLIMEYSGSLRRWFDAVNVLLNSVMDLMRAIIALEELPSMYIAKDVPPLSTAIETIPTAVYWSIRSVIACATTICYLTSMGHEYTMTKLSWELSTLDQRIKRIHEHFKNSLNICYQHIDDKMRAAAYESLRHLFDVTHIDNMKVLRSLIYPRDDIQPLVEGSSKRRVHLNVLRRKNVLLLISGLDISADELSILEQIYSESRMHRTKVESLYELVWIPIVDLSHVVNYKTATGQYGTTTEILPMQNHTGVLPDDHSLHSSNSKTMSQFPTNNMIDPRNTPAVFKQHWTDPMQKRFDELTSTMPWYSVYHPSIIDQAVVRFVKERWHFRKKPILVVLDPEGKELSPNSLHMMWIWGTTAFPFTSSRERALWMGESWRLELLVSGMDPVIYNNWVNEGKYIILYGGEDIDWIRKFTNTARVVAQDAGVQLEMAYVGKSTKRKLVRKAMATITVEKLSYCWQDPTMMWFFWARLESMLFSKIQVKKTDDQLDPLMKEIKKLLSYDKCGSWALLCKGSNIVASGHAQTVLSAFIEYDSWKEYIQDKGFDVAYKEYHDKLHAANMPCCRFEFLTSAGRIPDAMTCPECLGHMEKYSTFLCCHDVNAMLLTLLN; encoded by the exons ATGAGCAACATCAACCAATTAGTGCCACATCCCGCGGCTACAGATGCATTGAACATGCAACAAAGGAATGCCATGTCTTCTGTGCAGCAACAAATCAATACGATGCAGCCCTCTAATGCTATGGCTGATGTACAAGCCACTGCAAACGCTCTCAACAATATGCTGCAGACTAGCAATGCTATGGCAAGTATGCAGCCAGCTGGGAATGCTATGCCCAGTTTTTATCCGACGAACCAAATGGCCAATATGTGTCCAGGGAATGCTGTGGCTAATATGCTCCAGGGGAATTCTTTGACAAACTCTGTGCAGCCAGTAGGGAATGCCATTATTGGTAGGCAGCCTTTGAATGTGATGTTCAATATGCAAAATCTGATCAAAGGTGGCGGCAACATGTTCATGTCTTCAGACGACAATGTGATGATGAGGCAAATATACGATACTCATACTCCTGATGGCAGAGGAATTAATGTCAAGCCACTGTTCCATATTGTGGAAGATATTATGGCATCCTCTCATATGAGTGTCGCCCTTGATGCTGCCAATTCACAT GGTGCCCATATGGATGAGAAAACACACCAAACTGATGTCATTTCCATGCTTGAAGCTCTGTCCTACTTGATTGATCTAATTTCCTGCGAG ATATCTATCAAATGCTTGCATGGTTCAGATGGACATATGACAGCAGTGTCCATATTACAAATGGTATCAAATTACCCATGGGAAGCAAAACTAGTACTAGCTCTAGCAGCATTTGCTTTCAGCTACGGAGAATTCTGGTTGCTTGCTCAGCTTTACTCATCGAACCAACTTGCAAGATCAATGGCTATACTAAAGTGTGTTCCTCTCATCATGGAGTACTCGGGGTCTCTTCGACGTTGGTTTGATGCAGTCAATGTTCTCCTCAATTCTGTTATGGATTTGATGAGGGCCATCATTGCTCTGGAAGAATTACCAAGCATGTATATTGCAAAGGATGTACCTCCATTGTCCACTGCCATTGAAACTATCCCCACTGCTGTCTACTGGAGCATCAGAAGTGTCATTGCTTGTGCAACTACCATATGTTATCTGACTAGCATGGGCCATGA GTACACGATGACAAAGCTGTCATGGGAGCTGTCCACACTGGATCAGAGGATCAAGCGGATCCATGAGCATTTCAAGAATAGCTTAAATATCTGCTATCAACATATAG ATGATAAGATGAGAGCTGCAGCCTACGAGTCATTGAGGCACTTGTTTGACGTGACTCACATTGACAATATGAAAGTTCTCAGGTCACTGATTTACCCCAGGGATGATATACAGCCACTAGTTGAAGGTTCCTCTAAGAGAAGG GTTCACCTGAATGTGCTCAGGAGGAAGAATGTCTTGCTACTCATATCTGGTCTAGATATATCTGCAGATGAGCTCTCAATTCTAGAACAGATTTATAGTGAGTCCAGGATGCATAGAACAAAAGTGGAAAGCCTGTATGAGTTAGTCTGGATCCCAATTGTGGATCTTTCTCATGTTGTCAACTACAAAACCGCAACTGGGCAATATGGTACCACCACAGAGATATTGCCAATGCAAAATCATACTGGTGTTCTGCCAGACGATCACAGCCTGCACTCAAGTAATTCAAAGACAATGTCTCAGTTTCCGACAAATAATATGATAGATCCTAGAAACACTCCTGCCGTATTTAAGCAGCACTGGACTGATCCTATGCAGAAGCGTTTTGATGAGCTTACATCGACAATGCCATGGTACTCTGTGTATCATCCATCAATTATTGATCAGGCAGTGGTTAGGTTTGTGAAGGAGAGGTGGCACTTCAGAAAGAAGCCTATATTGGTGGTGCTGGATCCTGAAGGAAAAGAGTTGAGCCCTAATTCACTTCACATGATGTGGATATGGGGAACTACAGCCTTTCCTTTCACTAGTTCCAGAGAAAGAGCCCTCTGGATGGGTGAGAGCTGGAGGCTTGAATTGCTTGTTAGTGGCATGGATCCAGTCATTTACAACAACTGG GTAAATGAGGGAAAGTACATAATTCTGTATGGAGGGGAGGATATTGACTGGATCAGAAAATTCACAAATACAGCGCGGGTTGTGGCACAAGATGCAGGAGTTCAACTAGAAATGGCCTATGTAGGAAAGAGCACAAAAAGAAAATTGGTTCGGAAAGCAATGGCAACAATCACTGTGGAGAAGCTTAGCTACTGCTGGCAAGACCCCACAATGATGTGGTTCTTTTGGGCAAGACTAGAAAGCATGTTGTTTTCCAAGATCCAAGTGAAGAAAACAGACGACCAGCTCGATCCATTAATGAAAGAAATCAAGAAACTGCTAAGTTATGACAAGTGTGGAAGTTGGGCATTATTATGCAAAGGCTCAAATATTGTGGCTAGTGGACATGCTCAAACTGTTTTAAGCGCTTTCATAGAATATGATTCCTGGAAAGAATATATTCAAGATAAAGGCTTTGATGTGGCATATAAAGAATACCATGACAAGCTTCATGCTGCAAACATGCCGTGTTGCAGATTCGAGTTCTTGACAAGTGCAGGAAGAATTCCAGATGCAATGACATGCCCGGAGTGCCTTGGCCATATGGAAAAGTACAGCACTTTCCTTTGTTGCCATGATGTGAATGCTATGTTACTAACCCTACTGAATTGA
- the LOC141712089 gene encoding ras-related protein RABB1b → MSYDYLFKYIIIGDTGVGKSCLLLQFTDKRFQPVHDLTIGVEFGARMVNIEGRPIKLQIWDTAGQESFRSITRSYYRGAAGALLVYDITRRETFNHLASWLEDARQHANPNMTIMLIGNKSDLAHRRAVSREEGEQFAKENGLLFLEASARTAQHVEEAFIKTAARILQKIEEGVYDVSNESSGIKLGYQRTQGAPDASVSRNAGCCN, encoded by the exons ATGTCTTACGATTATCTCTTCAAGTACATCATCATCGGCGACACTG GTGTGGGAAAATCATGCTTGTTGTTGCAATTCACTGATAAAAGGTTTCAGCCTGTTCATGATCTTACTATCGGTGTCGAATTTGGTGCTCGTATGGTTAATATCGAGGGTCGCCCTATTAAGCTTCAGATTTGGGACACT GCTGGGCAAGAATCCTTCAGATCCATCACTAGGTCGTATTACAGAGGAGCAGCAGGAGCACTTCTGGTTTATGATATAACCAG GCGCGAGACGTTTAATCATCTAGCAAGCTGGCTTGAAGATGCTCGGCAACATGCCAATCCCAACATGACTATCATGCTTATTGGTAACAAGAGCGATCTTGCTCATCGAAGGGCTGTAAGTCGAGAGGAAGGTGAGCAATTTGCTAAGGAAAATGGACTTCTTTTCTTGGAGGCTTCTGCAAGAACAGCTCAGCATGTTGAGGAG GCTTTTATAAAGACTGCTGCAAGAATACTTCAAAAGATCGAGGAGGGAGTTTATGATGTTTCTAATGAG TCATCTGGTATTAAGCTTGGATATCAACGGACCCAAGGTGCACCAGATGCGTCAGTTTCACGGAATGCTGGATGTTGTAACTGA